The Biomphalaria glabrata chromosome 15, xgBioGlab47.1, whole genome shotgun sequence region GTTAGTAACAAGATCGATTAAATGGATCTTTGCATTCGTGATTCTAGAATCTACTATTTTCATTTCTCCACCGTTAAGTGCCATCGTGCAGTGGAAATATTTCAGCACGAACATATCCCCTACCCCTTATAAAGATGTCTCACTAGACACGAGGCTGAACTTAGGACAATGAAGCCCATTACGTAAATATACATGCGCTACTGACTAAATGTCTTTCCAAATGCAGGGAAACGCTTGGCTCATAGGCCCCTTGCCCGGCCCAGCTGGAGGAGCTTTACAGTGCTGCCCCCAGATGCTCTAGCTGATTAAAGAGTCATAACAAGAAAATTGTTTGGTTTTGGACAGAGATGGGCAAaccagttttaaaataaatttatttttacagttaTGTAACAATTAACGGAATGTATGTAATTAGATTCTTGTGTTCAACAAAGAAGTTTttaaagggaaggggggggggggggtgaaaccATGAGCCAACTGCAACGGGTGACACCAAACAAGTGCTGCCACTAGATAAAGACATACATTTTTATGGCTTTTGTTGAGTCCAATTCACATAATGCATATAATATTATATCCCAAAGTGTCCAACTTATCCATATACAATTTTGCTTTAATCCTTAATTACATCAGATACTATGCTATAGCAGATGCTGAAAATTGTATGAGATAATGCatcttgtcttataaattacagatgctCATTCAAAAGAGTACGGGAAAGTAAATTCTGGTGGCCAGGTATTTAGGTATACTTCTTATTTTGataattatatacattttgtaaaaaaaaattatccatttaaaaaaaaaaaatacattcttatCAATGTTCACAATTCCATTTCAGCACAGAGGTGTAGCTGGGGTggaggagggagggggagaatttgaaaatccgcAGGAACTCcactttcattaaatattaaatattacgcaaaatgcagggaccccCAAAAAGATCAAGCCCCACTcccagggcccccaaatgattgcgaatttctagctacgccactgtttcagcctagaattatttaatttctttacaggtgttttatatgtttctagTGGCACACTGCCAGTCAGGGAATGAAACAATACCATTGAACTAATGAACTTAATATATGTAATATAAGCAGGTACAGTAATTTGTCATCAAACATAGCCTACAAACTTGGTCCGTACGTTtgactttggaaaaaaaaatgtcactgatGTTTACCTAggtcaatgtttcccaaaccttttccttGACGCAACTTTTGGCACATTCCGAGTATTAGACGGAttacttttaatttgtataaaacttatatcaactcactctgtctgtcaggtaaaaaaaaaaagacgaaactcgcacaccttatttctcccacctcccattctcgaatcaagttgaaacttagcacaaGTGTTCATTGTccgtaacaaaacatgaatcaatgaaaaaatgaactaataattattaatttggtgtaattaattaatttatttcaaaataagaaaGGAAATAAAGATTACAGAATTGACAGATAAATagtagtaataatttttttaaaaggaaataaatagtaCAGTATTGCGAGATGGGGGACAttaatgtgcagttctttctcttatatatgtttttttttaatttttctacaATATGTGAAATTAATCCTGTTGATTACACATTGAAATTCAATATTTTCTTAATAATGTCATGAACTCTTAAATCCAAATATTCAAACTAATAGAATTAATTCTCATTTTTCAGATCCACGAGATATTTTCATTAACAAATGCCACAGCTGTGCTTGCAGTTGATGTTCATGTATTCAGAATTGTTCGTACATTCCCCACTGGCTGCCCAATCTGGACATGAAGTATTCTGGTCAATGCAGTTTTTATTGACAGTGTTTTGTGAAGTTGTCACATTTTCTTTCACGTCTGAAATCGAATAAATCTATCTAAGTATCTATCtaagtatctatctatctatctatctatctatctatctatctatctatctatctatctatctatctatctatccgactgtctgtctgtctctctctctccttccctctctttatagatctatgtgtttgtttgttttacatgtttcggatgttccttcagatttaatcataattacatcctagcccaaacctctcgcagtacgacgggggatggcagaggGCATGGTTTGGAccgagaccatcgagaccaCCCAACAACAGTTCGGAGCACATACCACGTGACGTGTATCTTTAGTACTATTAGTTGATGTTTACAATCCAATTTAGTCAGATAAGACTGACGTATTTTGTTGCTATCTTTTATTGAAAAAGTGTAGATAAAGGTTCAATTAATGGATGAAGTGCAAACATTTAGAAGCATGCAGCGTCACCAGAAACAAGATATTACTAATTATACTTACTACACCACTGACAACTCTTTCGGCAATTTTCCTCCATATAACTAGGATTGTTTGTGCACTCCCCTTTTAAAGCCCAATCCGTACAAAAGTTGCTTTTGTCTTGACAAGGTTCTGCGAAGAGTTGAATAAGTGCAATTAGTTGAAGTCCAACTTAGTCAGATAAGACTAAGagtaagactgctttattgatccttacggaaatttgttgttattacaaggactcttttctcatataaagacaacacaacagaaacatacacataaatacaacagaacagacacaacatagagttcattcagcgactacacacaggcatcttggtgcttttcatgttccctgatcaacgagtggcggtaatatagtctgaccgagtgaggtacgaacgagtttttgtatcgctctgttcttgttttgattgacagcagtcgcccacttcgcgacgacctgacgtagttctgatggagcgggtggccgttgtcttccaagattttttcgattttctttagacacttttgttcaaaaagttcctttaaatatagcaatgttgtgagtgtaatttttgatgccctttttcTGATGTTTTCTaaacgtcgcaacagtttagatgaagcgttgccttgccaacaagttattccgtatgttagcagattttgtatagtcgcgccgtaaaaagtatctaggatcttcttgcttagtttaaagctattgagtctgtatagaaaaaaaagtcgctgggctgttttctttgtcagaattccaaggtggtcttcccatgaaagtttgttattattaagaatGACGTATCGTGATGCTATTTCTATTCAAATGGTGCACATGATGATGCAATTAAAAGATGAGGTTGCTAATGATAATTCTATGAGCAAAATGTGTGTGCAAAACATTTAGAAGCATGAATCGTTGCCGGAAATAAGTTAAAAATCATACGTACTGCACCACAGACAACTCTTTAAGCAATTGTCCTCCATATAACTAGGATTGTTAGTGCACTCCCCTTGTAAAGCCCAATCTGTACAAAACTTGCTTTTGTCTTGACAGGGTTCTGTAACGATTTACCAAtactttattacaatattttttataacgtaatttaaaaaaacaataaaaatataaaaatatattggaGAGAAAGAACAGCAAAAATCattgccatatatctcaatactgcaggaaAAAGATCCCTTAttctatataaaactaaattaattaattaccactaattgattaaccaattagttattttttttattgatgatgTATTATCATCGACTACGAataatcaaacaaaattttaacttaatcCTAAAATGGACTCACGTCCAGACAGAGCTGCCAGCTCATGTATTTTCACTTGGTATTGTCTTGTTCGATCACAATTCATTGTCAGTACTTGAGAATTCTCTGCTTCTGTCAAATGTATTCCGATTACACAActatttgttgacattttcaaaattaactaaaatatttttgactccgctttaaaaacaactttgctatttaaattttttattccaGGATGCGAGCTTCTAAGGCGTTGAATGATTTTTCTTTAAGAAGAACAAATTAGTTAAAGTTTAATTAGCATTTAAGAAACGCAGCACAAGTCTAGACAATCTTACCTCTTGTTGAGTTGCATCTCTTGATGAATGTATTACGACATGGAAACATAAGCTGTACCAGTTTATATAAGGAAGGGTCATACACTAGTAGTTTCTCGGGGGTATTTATGGGACCATGAATGCCATCTGGTGGGTCTCTGAAGCCATTGAAACTGAAATAGCTCTGGACGCCTTCAGCCTGTTCAATATCAAGCTACTGATATCATTGAGGTGACATTAAGAATTACAAAtgtaggcctttttttttaattcaaattttccatttttaaaactatagacGATTACAGAATTAATAGTAAAATGACAGTATActttttataacatttatacAAACGGTTTTGTTAATCCCCAAAAATCATGTTATaaatatcatgggcgtagccaggggggggtttggggttcaaaccccccccccccccgaaatgaaattcccccccccccgaagggggggagtcggaatttagtgactgattttttgctttgattttgtttattttaggtgagattttaatactaaaccatcacttgccccagcacaaccaaaggggttttgagtttaaaaccccctaccaggggggttcgagtttaaaaccctctaccaggggggttcgagtttttaaacccctaccaggggggttcgagtttaaaacccctaccagaggggttcgagttaaaaaaaaaactactaggggttttgagtttaaaaccccctaccaggggttttgagttgtaaaccccctacctggggtttttgcagttaactccccctcttctataaaacaaaaccaaaaaatgcaaacgaaaatcccctaattccaagagcacagttaaggaagattttgattttaaaaccccgtctaaaatttacgataaaccccctctttaatataaaaaaaaagcagctaattttttactcaaaatgttatgagcgtagctaaattgttttgactcagttttaagtttaaaccccacttcagcggggtttgaaggtaaaaaatacctctttaataataaaaacaaagcaaattatacactaaaaatgttatgagtgtagtcaaaggggttttgagtttaaactctcctccagtggggtttgaggataaatttaaatacatctttagtgtaagaaaaaaagcaaattacgcactcaaaatgctatgaacgttgccgaaaggggttttgagtttaaacccccattcagaggggtttggtgctaaaaatacatcttcaatataaaaaaaagcagtaaattacacactaaaattatttgagcgtagccaagccaatcgggggttttgagtttaaacccttcttctacagatggctttttttttaagtttaaaacccctccaaatggttttgagtttaagatccccctacagagcattttgaggtggaaaacccacaacagaagattttgacgttaaaacttctcttttcgatataaaatctaaagcaaactacagtcacttaattccaagagcgtattcaagagaggttacacatttttaccagtggcagggctccattaataaactgcagtgaatagtcatctaccgaaatcgaaaaacactaaatgtagctcaacaaagatggctaagacagattttaggagtcagttatagagatcgggtctaaatcaaggaaatcctatgccgaactgggagtcgaccccttagtaagattgtgagagaacgacgcatgaggtttgcgggacatgttctccgacaaaatgaattaagcataagaagagttgcaatgatatcctagtacaacttgacgccactcattcatggaggtcctcatagtaggtgggaagaggcttcacacattaccagtgacagatttttatgtaaacagcttgacgtcaaatgctccgaacggcgtgggagggtctaagtcagtaagaatattacattaggtttttgaaataaaacttttttaatagcaggaaaatgcagtgtagatacctcagaatatgcattttgttggctttcaataccagaaatagtgcttggcggcggggcttcgccccgcgatggggagctcctagcgctcccccagacccccttgctagtaatggcggggagtctacaattttatgaaaacagcttgatggcaaatgcgccgaacgacgagggagggtcttagtcagtaagaataacacattaggtttttgaaataaaactttttaatagcaggaaaatgcactgtagatacctcagaatatgcattttgttggttttcaatatcagaaatagtgcttggcggcggggcgaagccccgcgctgggggagcttttagcgctcccccagacccctttgctagtaatggcggagaatctacaatttttccactaactcatggaagaacctattctaaggcacaataaacgtcttccgaaagagtgaagggtcagaatgtaataaagattttgtacgcacacacacacacacataaatagatataattgttttttcgcagggggggtcgggggggggggagaaaaaaattcacccccccacccccccccccacgaaaaaaatcctggctacgcccatgataaaataaatataaaacatacaaTCTAAAAGTACGCAAAATATaccgaatattttttttaatataataaagaatgcattttgtatgtacatAATCTACACATGATGAAGCAGTGGTTAATATTACTTAAACTAGTGGCCCTCTAGGCACCTGACCAAACGGAAAGTCTTTTTCCAGAACCATAATTGAGGATAGGTCATACACAAGACATTTATCTTCATAAATATGagttccttttaaaaaattacacatATTCTGACTTAACAGGGCAATGGAATAGGAAAtcatttataacaataaattTTGCTTAAtgtttaagaaaataagtttacttCTTTAAGGAATATTATATTACCTGCCTGAACTATACAAATAATGTACAAAATGTATAATGATTATTTTGGAATTTTACAAAGAGACTACGTTTGCGTGTTGTTACCAAATATTCGTCCACTGAGTCAGCACTATAAGTATTATTCCATAATTCAAGGCGAGTGGCTTTCTCAAAGGCGAGATCCAGAGCGAACTCAAAGCCAGGGATGACGTGTTTGGATCCCAGGAAGTGAAGACCGTGAGTCAACTCGTGGATTAGGATATCTTCTTCGTAGTAGACATCTTGGCTTGACCTTGTCATGAAATAGTTTGTAGCAAAGATTTATctcattattacaaagcttatatcaactcactctgtctgtctggccaaaagtttgtacacgttattctcccacacccatctcggatcaagttgaaattttgcataattatttcttttacctgacaatacaagaatcaatataagaAATTGAgtgagtcgatataagctttgtaaaaaaaaaaaaacagcaaaaagttTCAATCCTCCAGTGTTTCTAAATTTTGACTAGATTAAGAAAaacaagtataaaaaaaattaaatcaatttcTCCTTTATGCAACTGATGGTGGTCAATAATGCTTcaatctatttctttctttgaaaGCTACATTCTTGCAAGAAGACTCTCCACTGAGCTTTGCAcaatgaagtgttttttttaaacagtccaGCTAATTTCTACACCAAGACCATGAGCGGAATACTCATGTACGTTTATTTATTTACTCAACTCTTAACTGAACACAAAGAAACGTCcgagtcgagtgcgggaattcccgctgaagccgtgttaaaataaaaagactttagccaaattttctttaaagataattatattataaacaagattataaagacagtttgtgtggaaacacaaactcaaaatcgacactTCTACCATTGTGACATTAGATGCAAATTTTGTGTAGCAATGCACGAATCTATAATGAAGCTTgattgagttattaatgaagaagtccatgaccttttaaaaGATAGTCACCTCCCCGaaagtttttgaaaaatctgcttgcatatataattttaaaattagatggttcattTTCGGAATAGAAAAAAGTAGcgttgaatgatctaaaatatcatgatgtccaattttcattttatcttatagtttttgagatctaaacgggatggacagacggacagacaggccacacaaaactaatagcgtcttttcccctttcaggggccgctaaaaatcataacggtcaaaccagaatTTTCACTGTGTGATCAGTTGGATaggttttttttaccaaaagaTATACATTATcagtcaaatttctagaaaaaccTCTAGAGCCGTTTCcactcagattttttttttttttgagcccatgaagagtttgcaagctaatattAGGAATTGATATAATAAAAAACTAGAATCCTGCCAGTGAGATTAATTGATATTGATTAATTGTTATTTGGTATaatgaaaatgaacaaaaagaCAAACCCATAACATAAAAGATTTTCTTCCGCCCCAGAAGACACTGGAAGAGTTTCCGTTCCTCCTAATCCGCGAGTTCTGTTATTCCACGAATCTGGGAGGAGTTTATATTCCGGGACAGCGTTCACCTTTTCGCTTGCACCAATGACGACTAATCGACCAAACAACTTGTAGAAAGACTGTCGCATGGCAGAGTGATCAGCCAACAAAAATCTTAGGACATAGCAGGCTCTCTTCATTGCATTGTCACTAACATTAGCACTgcctagaaaacaaaacaagaaaagtatatttaaaaaataggtctactttaaaaaaaaaaaaaacagagattttATGAGCGAATGAACCGCATAATTACTGTCATATCGCTCAATATTGCaaaatttatttccccttttctttataaaacacatttaattaaaaacttaTCACTAATTAAAtagctaattggttacttttttttattaattcatgcaTTGTctttaacaataaataattgtgcaaagtttcaacttgaccgagaatgggaagtaagagaaataacgtgtatatgatttgtagcagacagacagagcgagttgatataagctttgtaaaacgtATTTTGTAATGGTATGAGTATGGCAGTGCTTATATCTTTAGTATATTAAGTTAAAACATGGAAACATAATAATTGATTAAAATGATCTCGGGAATGCATAAAATTAAAGAAGTCACTCTAATTtgcaattaaacaaaacaaaatacttataaaaaaaacaaagcttatattaattgtatccattagtttgggtcagtcgtgtaattaaatttataataccggtagatctagactagcaataataaatctgtgcgattagaatttttttttacctattgttttgTTGAGCGCAATTTTATGctattagctttctcaatacgctgcGATCCTACCACTGAGAAGAAAGGGTATCTGGATCAtcgctttttatttatttaacaaaaaacgGCCTGAATTCGAGAGCTAAAGTCTCctcagcctcctcaagccaacacggaaACCGTTGTGCCAGGCAGatgtttatgaaaatatttttatagttatttaatttttttaaaaacaaacaataaaagggactaattcaaatTATATCACTTTATCAGTCAAGgaagatttctttcccttgttggagatacaaaacaacataatttactaataataattaataatgtaattgatttttttaaaattattcttgtgttgacatgtaacagaaataattgtgcaaaaattcagcttgatccgagattggatgtgggagacataacgtgtacaaactttttaccagacagacagagtgagttgatagatgCTTTGTAACAACTAATATCAACAATTTAACAATAACTTTACTTGTCTTATTTACGATagggacaaaacaaaaaaaaaatggacagaaAAAGACAATTGGAATTTCACCAAGGAGGGAGTTTGGTAGATAGGAAAACTCCGTCTCTATTTTAGATAGGTAGTTAAGTACAAGAGTTGTGGATGACTCAGTAACTACCAGCTTAAGCTTTGGCCTGTGCCTCTGGTTTTAGAAAACACGagtacaacaaaaacaaacaaaactatggaatgaattattttattctGCACGGAGTGTTCAGTTTAGAGTTTCTGTtaactaaattaattttaaaaaattgcacttACGAACAAAAAAACGTTTCTTTTGTCATCcatcagttaatacaggagagat contains the following coding sequences:
- the LOC106064914 gene encoding uncharacterized protein LOC106064914, translating into MYLNIGSRVSVTTAPSLANVVQQRLLDALASISAPYGLRSGDSTSTHSCGNIREVPQNLRFSWLMKPKGLPAYYQKYTEAYNIPVLGSANVSDNAMKRACYVLRFLLADHSAMRQSFYKLFGRLVVIGASEKVNAVPEYKLLPDSWNNRTRGLGGTETLPVSSGAEENLLCYGSSQDVYYEEDILIHELTHGLHFLGSKHVIPGFEFALDLAFEKATRLELWNNTYSADSVDEYLAEGVQSYFSFNGFRDPPDGIHGPINTPEKLLVYDPSLYKLVQLMFPCRNTFIKRCNSTREAENSQVLTMNCDRTRQYQVKIHELAALSGQPCQDKSKFCTDWALQGECTNNPSYMEDNCLKSCLWCKPCQDKSNFCTDWALKGECTNNPSYMEENCRKSCQWCNVKENVTTSQNTVNKNCIDQNTSCPDWAASGECTNNSEYMNINCKHSCGIC